Proteins encoded by one window of Anderseniella sp. Alg231-50:
- a CDS encoding DUF6064 family protein produces the protein MAEWSSYSLSDLLLFSLQAYIGLFEPLNTTLWPAHLATLALGLTVGLLVLKQGSVNNRLVWSMLGLLWIWTGSHFFFVQYAAINLAAGYIAPVFWLQGLLFAWFAAAPKCPDIRYTGTAAGRTAMVLYLFALIGYPAATLALGRSLDSVEFIGISADPGVVATLAVLVLSHGSLTLLAWIVPLAWCALTGLTLWMLGSAEFFIAPLSGAMAVAATIAGRRVSQTQ, from the coding sequence ATGGCTGAGTGGTCGAGCTACTCGCTGTCAGATCTGCTGCTGTTTTCACTGCAGGCCTATATCGGGCTGTTCGAACCACTGAACACAACGCTGTGGCCTGCCCATCTGGCCACCCTGGCCCTGGGGCTCACTGTTGGACTGCTTGTGTTGAAGCAAGGCAGCGTAAACAACCGTCTCGTCTGGAGCATGCTTGGCCTGTTATGGATATGGACCGGTTCACACTTCTTTTTCGTTCAATATGCAGCGATCAACCTGGCTGCAGGATACATCGCGCCCGTGTTCTGGCTGCAGGGGCTGTTGTTTGCCTGGTTCGCTGCCGCCCCGAAATGTCCTGACATCAGGTATACCGGGACGGCGGCAGGCAGGACTGCCATGGTGTTGTACCTGTTTGCCCTGATCGGTTATCCGGCAGCAACTCTTGCGCTGGGCCGATCACTGGACAGTGTCGAATTCATTGGCATTTCCGCCGACCCCGGCGTCGTCGCCACACTTGCCGTTCTTGTTTTGAGCCACGGAAGCCTCACCCTGCTGGCATGGATCGTGCCATTGGCATGGTGCGCGTTGACCGGTTTGACGCTGTGGATGTTGGGATCGGCGGAGTTCTTCATTGCCCCGCTGTCCGGGGCAATGGCCGTTGCCGCAACTATTGCAGGCAGGCGCGTTTCACAAACGCAGTGA
- a CDS encoding LysR substrate-binding domain-containing protein, whose product MNKSERIGPSSELLQTFVVIAECGNLTKAADILGRTQSAISVQVRKLEDNLSTRLFERHARGMELTEHGRKLEPIARGLVSEIHSLGGLFEPPLKGRLRVGIPDDYADTILERALVAFATRHPGVEVVAQSGCTSGFEAAVRSNQLDIAVCSGPDLNAADVFSSEPNVWVAHESLKLDRTQPVPLAILDRGCWWSKLPVDALDGLGRKWKPAYTSESFASIKAAIRAGLAVGVLPRCTIEECMTELTEHHGFPSLPVSKRAIFIAQDAPADLARAMAEAIRGAMH is encoded by the coding sequence ATGAACAAAAGCGAACGTATTGGTCCAAGCAGCGAGCTTCTGCAAACCTTCGTGGTCATCGCAGAGTGCGGAAATTTGACAAAGGCTGCAGATATTCTGGGCCGAACTCAATCAGCCATAAGTGTTCAGGTTCGCAAACTGGAAGACAACCTGTCGACGCGGCTTTTCGAGCGCCACGCGCGAGGTATGGAACTCACCGAACATGGCAGGAAACTGGAACCGATCGCCCGTGGTTTAGTTTCGGAAATACACAGTTTGGGCGGTCTGTTTGAACCGCCCCTGAAAGGGCGGTTGCGCGTTGGCATCCCGGATGATTACGCAGATACCATATTGGAAAGGGCGCTCGTGGCGTTCGCCACGCGCCATCCCGGCGTGGAGGTTGTCGCACAATCAGGCTGCACATCGGGCTTCGAAGCAGCGGTTCGTTCCAACCAGCTGGATATTGCTGTCTGCTCCGGACCCGATTTGAATGCCGCCGACGTTTTTTCCAGCGAACCCAATGTATGGGTCGCACATGAAAGCCTCAAACTCGACAGGACACAGCCGGTGCCTCTTGCCATTCTCGATCGTGGTTGCTGGTGGTCGAAACTGCCTGTCGACGCGCTGGATGGTCTGGGCCGCAAGTGGAAGCCGGCCTACACGAGTGAGAGCTTTGCCAGCATCAAGGCCGCGATCCGGGCAGGCCTTGCCGTCGGAGTGTTGCCGAGATGTACTATTGAAGAGTGCATGACTGAGCTGACTGAGCATCACGGTTTTCCGTCACTGCCCGTCTCGAAGCGAGCCATATTCATTGCCCAAGACGCGCCGGCGGACTTGGCCCGGGCAATGGCCGAAGCCATTCGAGGAGCCATGCATTGA
- a CDS encoding TSUP family transporter, with protein sequence MSIDTALFLIGIGILGGAWNAVAGGATLFTFPALVAAGLPPVVANATNYLAMLPSNAAALPAYRRELAGVGAAVWPLLIVSGAGAIAGSLLLLVSDPAVFEALIPFLILAATGLFAFGDRIRRCLMKLFEGRSATWLLYSVLFLFSIYGGYFGAGLGIIILAIVQIMGFTSFHVANSLKNLLATSFTILSIVVFGIGGIIAWPQAGVMMLGSSIGGYLGGRYARLVNDAYLRVGVIAFGLVLSAVYFVRMLENS encoded by the coding sequence ATGTCGATTGATACAGCTTTGTTTTTGATTGGAATTGGTATTCTGGGAGGCGCCTGGAATGCCGTCGCAGGCGGTGCGACCCTCTTCACTTTTCCTGCTCTTGTTGCAGCAGGCCTGCCCCCGGTCGTGGCGAACGCTACAAATTACCTGGCGATGCTGCCATCCAACGCAGCTGCCCTTCCAGCCTATCGACGCGAACTGGCAGGGGTCGGAGCTGCTGTCTGGCCGTTGCTGATTGTGTCGGGTGCGGGAGCCATCGCCGGCTCCCTGCTGCTCCTGGTGTCCGACCCGGCCGTGTTCGAGGCTCTGATACCGTTTCTGATTTTGGCCGCGACCGGCTTGTTTGCCTTCGGAGACAGAATACGCCGGTGCCTCATGAAACTGTTCGAGGGACGGTCTGCAACATGGTTGCTGTACTCGGTCCTTTTCCTGTTTTCCATCTATGGAGGTTATTTCGGCGCAGGCCTCGGCATCATCATCCTGGCCATCGTTCAAATCATGGGATTTACATCGTTTCACGTGGCCAACAGCCTGAAAAACCTGCTCGCCACAAGCTTCACGATCCTGAGCATCGTTGTCTTTGGTATTGGCGGCATCATCGCCTGGCCACAAGCTGGCGTCATGATGCTCGGCAGCAGTATCGGCGGCTACCTGGGCGGCCGCTATGCCCGGCTGGTCAACGACGCCTATCTCCGGGTTGGCGTCATCGCGTTCGGCCTCGTGCTTTCAGCAGTTTATTTCGTCAGGATGCTTGAGAATTCATGA
- a CDS encoding amidohydrolase/deacetylase family metallohydrolase, which yields MAMYDLVLKGGHVVDPAQAIDGPMDVAFRSGKVAAVQRDIDVPAGVETRDVSGHYVTPGLIDMHTHVYWGGTSLGIDAEEYCRTSAVTTAIDTGSTGPGNFAGFRKHVIEKSDVRVLAYLHISHAGIFGFSNRIMVGESEELRLMDPQTAVEVALANRDLIVGIKIRLGKWASGIHGMAPFEHSIQVAEETGLPMMVHIDEPPPSYGEVVERLRPHDVLTHCFRPFPNTPVTPDGKVRPEVLAARQRGVLFDVGHGMGSFSFKVARMMLDNGFYPDTISSDVHALCINGPAFDQVTTLSKFLNLGMSFPEVIRTTTENAARALSRPDLGNLKPGSIGDAAILSVDDGRFNYVDVTGETLAGDKKVNVHGVVLAGKWWHPN from the coding sequence ATGGCAATGTATGATCTGGTTCTCAAAGGCGGGCATGTTGTCGATCCCGCTCAGGCCATAGACGGACCCATGGATGTGGCCTTCCGGTCCGGCAAGGTAGCGGCAGTACAACGAGATATCGACGTGCCGGCCGGTGTCGAGACGCGCGATGTCAGCGGGCATTATGTGACACCCGGCCTGATCGACATGCACACACATGTCTATTGGGGAGGAACTTCGCTTGGCATAGATGCCGAGGAGTACTGCAGAACAAGCGCGGTAACCACGGCAATCGATACCGGTTCCACCGGGCCTGGAAATTTCGCCGGCTTTCGAAAACATGTCATCGAGAAATCCGACGTGAGAGTCCTCGCTTATCTGCACATATCCCATGCCGGGATTTTCGGCTTTTCCAACCGCATCATGGTTGGCGAGAGTGAAGAACTGCGACTGATGGATCCGCAGACGGCTGTCGAGGTCGCACTGGCCAACCGCGACCTGATTGTCGGCATCAAGATAAGGCTGGGGAAATGGGCGTCCGGCATTCATGGCATGGCGCCTTTTGAACATTCCATACAGGTCGCAGAAGAGACCGGACTTCCCATGATGGTTCATATCGACGAGCCACCGCCTTCATACGGTGAAGTGGTTGAGAGACTGCGGCCCCACGATGTGCTGACCCATTGCTTCAGGCCGTTTCCAAACACACCTGTCACGCCGGACGGAAAGGTTCGCCCGGAGGTGCTGGCTGCACGCCAGCGCGGTGTCCTGTTCGACGTCGGTCACGGCATGGGATCGTTCTCGTTCAAGGTTGCGCGCATGATGCTGGATAACGGGTTTTACCCTGACACGATCTCGTCCGACGTTCATGCATTGTGCATTAACGGTCCGGCATTTGATCAGGTAACCACCTTGTCCAAGTTTCTCAACCTCGGAATGTCGTTTCCTGAAGTCATCCGCACGACCACCGAGAACGCCGCGCGGGCCCTGTCCCGGCCGGACCTCGGCAACCTGAAACCGGGCTCGATTGGCGATGCCGCCATCCTCAGCGTGGATGACGGCAGGTTTAACTATGTCGATGTCACAGGCGAGACGCTGGCAGGTGATAAAAAGGTTAACGTTCACGGCGTTGTGCTGGCCGGCAAATGGTGGCACCCGAACTGA
- the ectB gene encoding diaminobutyrate--2-oxoglutarate transaminase, protein MKNNQNTTPAPQADIFALKESSVQSYARAFPLLCNQARGAAIWDTDGRKYIDFLAGAGSLNYGHNNPVLKQALVDYISSDGITHSLDLHTCAKEKFLQSLNDAILEPLGLDYKVQFTGPTGTNAVEAAIKIARKVTGRTTVISFTNGFHGVSMGSLALTGNSHFRGAAGLPLQGAVSMPYDKYLGAKTDTLDYMEAMLGDPASGLDHPAAVIVETVQGEGGINTASFDWLCRLEAICKRHKILLIVDDIQAGCGRTGSFFSFTPAGIEPDIVTLSKSISGFGLPMALVLLKPEHDQWKPAEHNGTFRGNNHAFVTAAAALDHYWGTPDFADSIAEKSALLETRLQKIMSLYSHEVVELRGRGMMRGICCKHAKKAAAITAQAYKNGAIFERAGSHDEVIKFLMPLTIETTELNEGLDILENAFRAVLNPAPCRKERRPAKTGNASLAAAQNKATIPSLQLENI, encoded by the coding sequence ATGAAAAACAATCAGAACACTACCCCTGCCCCGCAGGCAGATATCTTTGCGTTGAAGGAATCGTCGGTGCAGTCATACGCGCGCGCCTTCCCGCTATTGTGCAACCAGGCCAGGGGCGCAGCGATCTGGGACACCGATGGCCGCAAGTATATCGATTTCCTGGCCGGTGCCGGCTCGCTCAATTACGGGCACAACAACCCGGTGCTAAAGCAGGCGCTTGTGGATTACATATCAAGCGATGGCATTACCCACTCGCTGGACCTGCACACCTGTGCCAAGGAAAAATTCCTGCAGTCTCTGAATGATGCAATCCTGGAACCGCTCGGACTTGACTACAAGGTTCAGTTCACCGGACCGACGGGTACGAACGCAGTCGAGGCCGCAATCAAGATTGCCCGCAAGGTCACCGGAAGAACCACGGTGATCTCGTTCACCAACGGCTTCCACGGTGTCAGCATGGGATCTCTCGCGCTCACCGGCAACAGCCACTTCCGCGGCGCCGCCGGACTGCCGCTGCAAGGTGCTGTCTCGATGCCGTACGACAAATACCTGGGCGCGAAAACCGATACGCTCGATTACATGGAAGCCATGCTGGGCGATCCGGCCAGTGGCCTGGACCATCCTGCCGCGGTGATCGTCGAAACCGTCCAGGGTGAGGGCGGCATCAACACGGCCAGCTTCGACTGGCTGTGCCGGCTGGAGGCGATCTGCAAACGCCACAAGATCCTGCTCATCGTTGACGACATCCAGGCAGGTTGCGGGCGCACGGGCAGCTTCTTCAGCTTCACACCCGCCGGCATCGAGCCTGACATCGTGACCTTGTCCAAGTCGATATCCGGCTTTGGCCTGCCGATGGCGCTGGTGCTGCTCAAGCCGGAACACGACCAGTGGAAGCCTGCAGAGCACAACGGCACGTTCAGGGGCAACAACCACGCCTTTGTGACAGCTGCTGCAGCACTTGATCATTACTGGGGTACGCCTGACTTCGCCGACAGCATTGCGGAAAAGAGTGCGCTTCTGGAAACCCGGCTGCAGAAGATCATGTCGCTTTACTCGCATGAGGTGGTTGAGCTTCGCGGCCGCGGCATGATGCGCGGCATTTGCTGCAAGCATGCCAAGAAGGCTGCTGCCATTACTGCGCAGGCTTACAAGAACGGCGCCATCTTTGAACGTGCCGGTTCGCATGACGAGGTCATCAAATTCCTGATGCCGTTGACGATCGAGACCACTGAACTCAATGAAGGCCTCGACATTCTGGAAAACGCTTTCCGCGCTGTCCTTAATCCTGCTCCGTGCAGGAAGGAACGCCGTCCCGCAAAGACAGGGAATGCTTCCCTGGCAGCTGCGCAGAACAAGGCAACCATTCCATCCCTGCAGCTTGAGAATATCTGA
- a CDS encoding Pls/PosA family non-ribosomal peptide synthetase, translating into MTVQDLPMRTRRRVKRSHKDRKAKYGTPHQQQLAAGEPATFGVPEASGVRWSKGERLEDLFETLCDRLAETGEDTSPAVIAEGIEYSFRELDNRANQAARHLQQKGIKPGDRVALLLDKSFNTYVVLLAVQKLHAAYVPLDQSFPNERISFILEDAGVRAIVSESAFREKLSDLACTKVFIDDDASHMDMHSPERLKSPKSMRAPDQLSYIIYTSGTTGQPKGVAIDHASICNFVRVAADTYGIRKGDRVYQGMTIAFDFSVEELWVPLMAGATLVPASPGTNLIGEDLAEYLRANCVTVMCCVPTLLATIESDLPDLRVLLLSGEACPHNLVARWHNESRSILNAYGPTEATVTATLTELYPNKPVTIGKPLPTYSIVILDETGSKLAGHGETGEIGIAGIGLARCYLNREQLTAEKFIPDFVGLPDNPSQRIYRSGDLGRFNDDGEIEYFGRIDTQVKIRGYRIELTEIESLILKNPTVAQAVVNPFEIAPGQVELVAYCSPKCEQTGIDSEQIIASLREQLPPYMVPAYIEQLDVIPMSNSNKADRKFLPPPTGPRCQAAGSKQAPRTETERLVASALAETLKLPEVSIEDHFFDDLGAHSLLMARFCSAIRDRIAAANVSMRDVYANPTVEKLAEKLDEQEVKQAPTLEEFRQSGKPQVTPSRLQYTFCGALQLATYLALGVGLIAAVVSGVQWATGAIDDAAELYRRVFLCVLGFGAASVFIPVVAKWLLVWRWKSSSIRIWSLNYFRFWFVKLLFDLSPAHLFAGTPLYNMWLRLLGARIGRHAVILSKAPVTTDLFSVGTGSIIRENTMTQGYRALNNVIETGPISIGADAYVGTGSHLDIDTVIAGGGQLAHASTLQKGQKIETGKRCHGTPAEETLTNFNAVEPMRCSSLRRWSYAGLVAAASLLLAPIPIVIMIVCYFILHSYSGAQGLNYDSLPSVVLALAPTGLWVSFLVYSGILMAGYVFLRVVPPLLNCFLGTKRTYVLFGFHYIVQRLVQLSTNWGYLNLLFGDSSCITKYLELVGWKIAPGKQTGSNFGLDQVHDNPHLCHVGANSMVSDGIAMSNMETSATSFTLAEVRIGADNYLGNAIVMPSGSRTGDNVLIGTKTMVPIDGPLRENTGLLGSPAFEVPRATRLDSQNAATDDPDVLRRNVARKNRFNMVSIGSVFMAHWFVSFVAVFTMFVAIQYYDRYAMGAILAGSFVVIAFTVAYFTLLERASLGFDRLQARTVNMYDPYFLFHERHWKFCGHPLNMLFHGTPFRNLMSRALGVRVGKMVFDDGAYLYDKTLLHIGDYSNLNKACIVQAHSLEEGLFKSDAVRIGSGCTIGADAFVHYGVEMGDRSTLAPNAFLMKGEVVPAGQTWQGNPASMDTAHRSATSTAVARPVSRPDLTGRRTAQSGRKDRAMPWRQPSQTYPATTETPQNSRELMQRRAIVGKIMAPVQTSRMFNDHGHG; encoded by the coding sequence ATGACTGTTCAAGACTTACCGATGCGGACCCGGCGGCGGGTCAAACGTTCCCACAAGGACCGTAAAGCCAAATATGGTACCCCTCACCAGCAGCAACTGGCAGCTGGCGAACCCGCAACTTTCGGCGTCCCGGAAGCTTCCGGTGTTCGCTGGTCAAAGGGCGAGCGGCTGGAGGACCTCTTCGAGACCCTGTGCGACAGGCTCGCTGAGACTGGTGAAGACACCAGTCCAGCGGTCATTGCCGAGGGCATAGAGTACAGCTTCCGCGAACTGGATAACCGGGCCAACCAGGCAGCCCGTCATCTGCAGCAAAAGGGCATCAAGCCGGGCGACCGGGTCGCCCTGCTGCTGGATAAGTCGTTCAACACTTATGTTGTGCTGCTGGCGGTGCAGAAACTGCACGCCGCCTACGTGCCCCTGGACCAGAGTTTTCCCAACGAACGGATCTCCTTCATTCTTGAAGACGCAGGCGTGCGTGCGATCGTGTCTGAGAGTGCATTCAGAGAAAAACTCTCCGACCTGGCCTGCACCAAGGTGTTCATCGACGATGACGCATCACACATGGACATGCACAGCCCGGAGCGTCTCAAATCACCAAAGTCGATGCGTGCGCCGGACCAGCTGAGCTACATCATCTATACCTCCGGCACCACCGGCCAACCCAAGGGCGTGGCCATCGACCATGCCAGCATCTGCAACTTCGTCAGGGTCGCGGCCGATACCTACGGCATCCGCAAGGGCGACCGGGTCTATCAGGGCATGACCATTGCCTTTGACTTTTCGGTCGAGGAACTGTGGGTACCGCTGATGGCCGGTGCAACGCTGGTTCCGGCCAGCCCCGGCACCAACCTCATCGGCGAAGACCTGGCGGAGTATCTCAGGGCCAACTGCGTAACGGTGATGTGCTGTGTGCCGACGCTGCTGGCCACCATCGAGAGCGACCTGCCTGACCTGCGCGTCCTGCTGTTGTCGGGCGAAGCATGCCCGCACAACCTTGTAGCGCGCTGGCACAATGAAAGCCGCAGCATCCTGAATGCCTACGGTCCCACCGAAGCCACGGTTACCGCAACGCTGACCGAACTTTATCCCAACAAGCCGGTGACCATCGGCAAGCCGCTGCCGACCTATTCCATCGTCATTCTGGACGAGACCGGGAGCAAACTGGCTGGCCATGGCGAGACCGGTGAGATCGGCATTGCCGGCATCGGGCTGGCAAGGTGCTATCTGAACCGGGAACAGCTGACGGCGGAGAAATTCATTCCCGACTTTGTCGGCCTGCCGGACAACCCGTCGCAACGGATCTACCGCTCCGGTGACCTTGGCCGCTTCAATGATGACGGCGAGATTGAGTATTTCGGGCGCATCGATACCCAGGTCAAGATCCGGGGTTACAGGATTGAACTGACGGAGATCGAATCCCTGATCCTGAAGAACCCGACAGTTGCCCAGGCAGTTGTAAACCCGTTCGAAATTGCGCCGGGCCAGGTTGAGCTGGTTGCCTATTGCAGCCCCAAATGCGAACAGACAGGTATCGACAGCGAGCAGATCATCGCGTCACTGCGTGAGCAGCTGCCACCATACATGGTACCTGCGTACATCGAACAGCTCGACGTCATCCCGATGTCGAACAGCAACAAGGCGGACAGAAAATTCCTGCCGCCGCCCACCGGGCCACGCTGCCAGGCAGCAGGCTCGAAACAGGCGCCACGCACCGAGACCGAAAGGCTGGTTGCGTCGGCGCTGGCTGAAACCCTGAAGCTGCCGGAAGTCTCAATTGAAGACCACTTCTTTGACGACCTGGGCGCCCACTCCCTGCTGATGGCGCGTTTCTGCTCCGCCATCCGTGACAGGATAGCGGCAGCAAATGTCAGCATGCGTGACGTTTATGCCAATCCCACGGTGGAAAAACTGGCGGAGAAACTGGACGAACAGGAAGTAAAACAAGCCCCGACCCTGGAGGAATTCCGGCAGAGCGGAAAACCCCAGGTAACCCCGTCCCGGCTGCAATACACCTTTTGCGGCGCCCTGCAGCTCGCCACCTACCTGGCATTGGGCGTGGGCCTGATTGCCGCGGTTGTTTCCGGTGTGCAATGGGCCACCGGCGCAATCGACGATGCCGCCGAACTGTACCGCCGGGTATTTCTGTGTGTGCTTGGTTTTGGCGCCGCTTCAGTCTTCATCCCGGTTGTCGCGAAATGGCTTCTGGTCTGGCGCTGGAAGTCCAGCTCCATCCGGATATGGAGCCTGAACTATTTCCGCTTCTGGTTCGTCAAACTGCTGTTTGACCTGTCACCGGCTCATCTGTTTGCCGGAACGCCTCTGTACAATATGTGGCTGCGCCTGCTCGGCGCACGGATTGGACGGCATGCCGTCATCCTGTCGAAAGCTCCGGTGACAACCGACCTGTTCAGCGTCGGTACCGGCAGCATCATCCGTGAAAACACCATGACGCAGGGCTATCGCGCCCTCAACAACGTCATAGAAACCGGGCCGATATCAATTGGCGCTGATGCCTATGTCGGCACCGGCAGCCATCTGGATATTGACACCGTCATCGCAGGTGGTGGTCAGCTTGCACACGCGTCTACCCTGCAGAAAGGCCAGAAGATCGAAACAGGCAAGCGCTGTCATGGTACGCCTGCTGAGGAAACCCTGACCAATTTCAACGCCGTGGAACCCATGCGGTGTTCCAGCCTGCGGCGCTGGAGCTATGCCGGACTGGTCGCGGCAGCCAGCCTGCTGCTGGCTCCGATACCGATCGTGATTATGATCGTTTGTTATTTCATCCTGCACTCGTATTCCGGTGCGCAAGGCCTGAACTATGACAGTCTGCCCAGTGTGGTCCTGGCGCTCGCGCCGACGGGGTTGTGGGTGTCCTTCCTGGTATACTCCGGCATTCTCATGGCGGGATACGTGTTCCTGCGTGTGGTTCCGCCGCTCCTGAACTGTTTCCTGGGTACCAAGCGCACCTACGTACTCTTCGGTTTTCACTATATAGTGCAGCGGCTTGTGCAACTGTCGACAAACTGGGGATACCTGAACCTGTTGTTCGGAGACAGCTCCTGCATCACCAAGTACCTGGAACTTGTCGGTTGGAAGATAGCACCCGGCAAGCAGACCGGATCGAACTTCGGCCTCGACCAGGTGCACGACAACCCTCACCTGTGCCATGTCGGCGCAAACAGCATGGTGTCGGACGGCATCGCCATGTCGAACATGGAAACGTCGGCAACTTCGTTCACGCTGGCAGAGGTAAGAATTGGTGCCGACAACTATCTCGGCAACGCCATCGTCATGCCGTCTGGCAGCAGAACCGGCGACAATGTACTGATCGGCACCAAGACCATGGTACCCATTGACGGGCCGTTGCGCGAAAACACCGGCCTGCTCGGATCGCCTGCCTTTGAAGTCCCGCGCGCAACCAGGCTGGACAGCCAGAATGCCGCAACTGATGATCCGGATGTGCTGCGCCGCAATGTGGCCCGCAAGAACAGGTTCAACATGGTTTCCATCGGCTCCGTGTTCATGGCCCACTGGTTTGTGTCCTTCGTTGCCGTGTTCACGATGTTTGTCGCGATCCAGTACTATGATCGCTACGCGATGGGCGCCATTCTCGCGGGCAGCTTTGTGGTGATCGCATTCACTGTCGCGTACTTCACGTTGCTGGAACGGGCAAGCCTGGGCTTTGACCGCCTGCAGGCACGCACCGTGAACATGTATGACCCCTACTTCCTGTTTCACGAGCGGCACTGGAAATTCTGCGGTCATCCGCTGAACATGCTGTTCCACGGCACCCCGTTCCGCAACCTGATGTCGCGGGCGCTTGGCGTGCGTGTCGGCAAGATGGTATTCGACGACGGCGCCTACCTGTACGACAAGACGCTGCTGCACATCGGAGACTACAGCAACCTGAACAAGGCCTGCATCGTGCAAGCACACTCGCTGGAAGAAGGCCTGTTCAAGTCCGATGCCGTGCGCATCGGCAGCGGATGCACCATCGGTGCGGATGCCTTCGTGCACTACGGTGTCGAAATGGGCGATCGCTCGACCCTGGCACCCAACGCCTTCCTGATGAAGGGCGAAGTGGTGCCGGCCGGGCAGACATGGCAGGGCAATCCGGCCAGCATGGATACGGCACACCGAAGCGCAACTTCAACAGCAGTCGCCAGGCCCGTGAGCAGGCCTGACCTGACCGGCAGGCGCACGGCCCAAAGCGGTCGCAAAGACCGGGCTATGCCATGGAGGCAACCATCGCAAACCTATCCTGCGACAACTGAAACTCCGCAGAACAGTCGCGAACTGATGCAGAGGCGAGCCATTGTCGGAAAAATCATGGCCCCGGTGCAAACGAGCAGGATGTTCAATGACCACGGACATGGATGA
- a CDS encoding 4'-phosphopantetheinyl transferase superfamily protein, giving the protein MTTDMDDTGWSVAYARPCDVLQRLGTDALGQEEHAWAARLSSMARHQHFIAGRALLRHRLSAETEDTVQPADWEFVSGDCGKPAVRPDMPDIRFSISHADGLVAVATSLTAEVGVDLERVSGTQDTDPALDQLTAREKAWLQRHGDDETWQAFLELWTAKEAVSKAAGLGCGVDFRDIEINVPARRASCPDSLLKDGDHMKLDLQTIRVHDASYCLSVASM; this is encoded by the coding sequence ATGACCACGGACATGGATGATACCGGCTGGAGTGTTGCATATGCGCGTCCATGTGATGTGCTGCAACGGCTGGGAACAGATGCCCTTGGCCAGGAAGAACATGCCTGGGCCGCGCGGTTGTCAAGCATGGCGCGCCACCAGCACTTCATCGCAGGTCGTGCCTTGCTGCGGCATCGTCTGTCCGCCGAGACGGAAGACACTGTTCAACCGGCAGACTGGGAGTTTGTGAGCGGGGACTGTGGCAAACCGGCGGTACGGCCAGACATGCCCGACATCCGGTTCAGCATAAGCCATGCAGATGGCCTGGTTGCCGTCGCGACCAGTCTGACTGCCGAGGTCGGAGTTGATCTGGAACGTGTGTCCGGGACCCAGGACACCGACCCTGCCCTGGACCAGTTGACGGCTCGTGAAAAGGCATGGCTGCAGCGGCACGGCGACGACGAAACGTGGCAGGCATTCCTCGAACTGTGGACCGCGAAGGAAGCCGTTTCCAAAGCGGCAGGTCTGGGATGTGGCGTGGACTTTCGGGACATTGAAATTAATGTGCCGGCCCGACGTGCCTCATGTCCGGACAGCCTGTTGAAAGACGGTGACCACATGAAACTTGATTTGCAGACCATCCGGGTTCACGACGCCAGTTACTGCTTGAGCGTTGCGTCAATGTAA